One Deltaproteobacteria bacterium DNA window includes the following coding sequences:
- a CDS encoding cation-translocating P-type ATPase, translated as MNTGRNTTLSRIFIPAMDCPDEEKEIRVALGRLSRVEALTFHLFSRQVEVRHRGDLDEILHALRAIGMEGHPVDESLRKAEIPETSRASLKTFYASAVLLLAGAALFALAKDSPWAGRLFLASITAGGAPVAWRGFRELRNRSLGMNTLMTISISGAAAMGEWAEGAVVVTLFALANHLEARSLDRARKATADLFASSPDTAVIREGGVEGKERTVAAEEVRPGDMLIIRPGARVPVDAVVFKGSSDVGEAILTGESLPVEKREGDPLYAGTVNGRGLLLAEAERPLSESAYARILRRVEEAQSQKAPIQAFMERFAEVYTPSVLAAAALVATIPPIFGFGALIPWAYRALVLLVIACPCAIVLAAPVVTITALTRATRDGILVKGAHHLETLGKIRMVAFDKTGTLTRGKLKITRVRAADGFSEEEVVRLAGAVEAGSAHPVAEAIRHEARRRGVALAARGTVARTMEVFGGRGVSAQVEGKRVLVGNRRLFEETGIPLSTLGALHPEGGKDDSRLTAIVGTPDGIAGVLEMEDELRGEAQAAVRSLQALGVEHVAMLTGDRSGIARAAAATIGIREVFSGLLPEDKLEKVRELVNVNGAVAMVGDGVNDAPALALSTVGIAMGAAGSPVAIETADVALMTEDLRKIPAAIVLGRRMVSVIRQNVAYSLAIKAGFLALAVAGYATLWMAVAADMGTTLLVIGNGMRLLRNQGIPG; from the coding sequence ATGAATACCGGCAGGAACACCACCCTCTCCCGGATCTTCATCCCGGCGATGGATTGCCCGGACGAAGAGAAGGAAATCCGCGTCGCGCTGGGGCGTCTCTCCAGGGTGGAAGCGCTCACTTTCCACCTTTTCTCGCGCCAGGTGGAGGTTAGGCACCGGGGGGATCTCGATGAAATCCTCCACGCGCTGCGGGCCATCGGGATGGAGGGGCATCCCGTGGACGAATCCCTGCGGAAAGCCGAAATCCCGGAAACGTCCAGGGCATCGCTTAAAACCTTCTACGCGAGCGCCGTTCTGCTCCTTGCCGGGGCGGCGCTTTTCGCGCTGGCGAAGGATTCGCCCTGGGCGGGACGGCTCTTTCTCGCCTCGATAACGGCGGGAGGCGCGCCGGTCGCATGGCGGGGATTTCGGGAACTGCGCAACCGCTCCCTGGGGATGAACACTCTCATGACCATCTCCATTTCCGGGGCGGCGGCGATGGGGGAGTGGGCGGAAGGTGCAGTCGTGGTCACCCTCTTCGCGCTGGCGAATCACCTGGAAGCGCGCAGCCTGGACCGCGCCCGGAAGGCCACAGCCGATCTTTTCGCATCCTCCCCCGACACCGCCGTCATCCGGGAAGGCGGCGTGGAGGGCAAGGAGCGCACGGTCGCGGCGGAAGAGGTCCGGCCGGGCGACATGCTGATAATCCGGCCCGGCGCGCGCGTGCCTGTGGACGCCGTTGTATTCAAGGGATCCTCGGACGTCGGCGAGGCCATACTCACCGGCGAATCCCTGCCCGTGGAGAAACGGGAAGGCGATCCGCTGTACGCAGGCACGGTGAACGGTCGCGGGCTCCTGCTGGCGGAGGCGGAAAGACCGCTGTCGGAATCGGCATACGCGCGGATCCTGCGGCGCGTCGAGGAGGCCCAGTCGCAGAAGGCCCCCATCCAGGCCTTCATGGAACGGTTCGCGGAAGTCTATACCCCCTCGGTGCTCGCGGCCGCCGCGCTGGTGGCGACGATCCCTCCGATCTTCGGCTTCGGCGCGCTCATCCCGTGGGCGTACCGTGCGCTGGTCCTGCTCGTCATCGCCTGCCCCTGCGCCATAGTCCTTGCCGCTCCGGTCGTCACCATCACCGCTCTCACCCGCGCCACCCGCGACGGCATCCTGGTCAAGGGAGCGCATCACCTGGAGACCCTTGGCAAGATCCGCATGGTGGCGTTCGACAAGACGGGCACCCTCACCCGCGGAAAGCTGAAGATCACCCGCGTGCGGGCGGCGGACGGATTTTCGGAGGAGGAGGTCGTTCGGCTGGCGGGCGCGGTGGAGGCGGGCTCCGCGCATCCCGTCGCCGAGGCGATCCGTCACGAGGCGAGGCGGCGGGGTGTTGCGCTGGCGGCGCGCGGGACTGTGGCGCGAACCATGGAGGTTTTCGGAGGACGGGGCGTATCGGCGCAGGTGGAGGGGAAACGCGTGCTCGTCGGAAACAGGCGTCTCTTCGAAGAGACAGGCATTCCGTTGTCCACGCTGGGCGCGCTGCACCCCGAAGGAGGGAAGGACGATTCCCGGTTGACCGCCATTGTGGGGACGCCGGACGGAATCGCGGGGGTCCTCGAAATGGAGGACGAACTCAGGGGGGAGGCCCAGGCGGCGGTTCGCTCGCTGCAGGCGCTGGGCGTCGAGCACGTGGCCATGCTTACCGGCGACCGTTCCGGCATCGCGCGGGCCGCCGCCGCCACGATCGGAATCCGCGAGGTCTTTTCGGGACTCTTACCGGAAGACAAACTCGAAAAGGTGAGGGAGCTCGTGAATGTCAACGGAGCGGTCGCGATGGTCGGGGACGGCGTCAACGACGCTCCTGCGCTTGCCCTTTCCACCGTCGGCATCGCGATGGGCGCCGCGGGATCTCCGGTGGCCATCGAGACGGCGGACGTCGCGCTGATGACGGAGGACCTGCGAAAGATCCCCGCCGCGATCGTTCTGGGGCGCAGGATGGTTTCGGTCATCCGGCAGAACGTCGCATACTCCCTCGCGATCAAGGCCGGCTTCCTGGCATTGGCGGTGGCCGGTTACGCGACCCTGTGGATGGCGGTGGCCGCCGACATGGGGACGACGCTGCTCGTCATCGGGAACGGCATGAGGTTGCTGCGGAACCAGGGAATCCCCGGATAA